CGCCGTCGCCCTCGCAGGGTGTTCTGGCGGGCCGAGTGGAACCGCTACGACGGACGCTACCAGCACGGATGCCGGAACCGAAACCAGTCAGGAAACCACAGAAACGGCCACCGAGACGACCGAAGAAGCCGAACCAGAAGTATCCACGATGAGTACCGTCTTCCATTTCAGCAGTGGCGAATCGCACCAAAACCACGCAGTCGCAAACGTTGCGAACCTCGTAAACGACGGGACGACCGAGGTCGAAACCGCCGAACTGATCGCCAACGGACAGGGTATCCGACTCGTGACCGTGGATTCCTCCGTTGCGGACAAGGTAAAATCGCTGGTACAGCAGGGAGTGAAATTCAAAGCCTGCCAGAACAGCATGAACGCGTTCAACTTCTCTGAAGACGACCTGATAGACGGTGTCGAAACCGTTCCAGCAGGCGTCGGCGAACTCACAAAACTACAAGCAAAAGAGAACTACGCCTACATCAAGACGCCTTAGTACATCTCCCGTTCCAACTCGCGCAGTTTCTCGACCCGGCGTTCGGTGCTCGGGTGCGTGCTGAACAGTTTCCCGATGAAACCGCTCCGAATTGGGATGATGAAGAAGGCGTTCATCTCCGCCTCCTCGCGCAGGTCTTCTTTCGGAACGTTGTCCATCCGACCGTCGATGGTCATCAGGGCAGACGCCAGCGCCGACGGTTTGCCCGTGATACTTGCTCCGCCGCGGTCTGCGGCGTATTCACGGTAGCGCGAGAGCGCCCGGATGAGGATG
The window above is part of the Haladaptatus cibarius D43 genome. Proteins encoded here:
- a CDS encoding DsrE family protein, which codes for MMGNHSRRRFLELAGTGTAVALAGCSGGPSGTATTDATSTDAGTETSQETTETATETTEEAEPEVSTMSTVFHFSSGESHQNHAVANVANLVNDGTTEVETAELIANGQGIRLVTVDSSVADKVKSLVQQGVKFKACQNSMNAFNFSEDDLIDGVETVPAGVGELTKLQAKENYAYIKTP